The sequence AATTTCCATAGGAAAACTGCCGCCCGAAGTTGAAAAAACATTCAAATCTCTTTTTTCACTCTAACAGCTTTCCCGGGTGCCCGCGGAATTTCACCTTTCTTTTTCAAGGTTACCTTTATATGAAGCCCCAACGTGCTATATATCTCTTCCTCTATTCGCTCTTTCAAATACTCATCCTGTTTCTCAGATTCGATAATAAGTTTAATCGTATCCTTTCCTTCAACTTTTCCTATGATTATCTGATAATCAGGAAGAATTTCGGGATATTTCATTACTATCTCTTCAACCTGTCTCGGATAGAAACAGACACCTTTAACTTTTAGCATGTCATCTGTTCTTCCTTTTATCCTGGCAACCTTAAGATGCGTCCTTCCACATTCACACCGCTCTCTCGAAACAATTCTGGTTATGTCTCTCGTCCTGTATCTTATAAGCGGTAACCCTTCCCTTGTAAGTGTTGTAACAACCATTTCTCCTTCTTCACCGTCAGGAAGAACATATCCCGTTTCAGGATCTATTATCTCCACAATATAATGGTCTTCCCACACATGAATACCGTTATGATAATTACACTCTATTCCCAATCCAACTCCGCCGGTTTCAGTCATACCGATAATGTCAAAAGCTTCTATACCCATCTCTTTTTCTATATATCGGCGCATCTCTTCACTCCAGACTTCAGCACCGAAAATCCCCACTTTCAAAGAAGTTTCGGAAAAATCAAATCCCTCTTCTTTGGCAACCTCTATTATCCTTAAAGGATAAGAAGCGATACCCGCAAGAGCTGTGGTGTTAAAATCCTTAAAGAACTTCAACTGAAGAAGTGTTCTTCCAGGACCGATGGGAACAACGAAGCATCCTATCTTCTCCGCACCGTAATGAAAGCCAAAACCTCCGTTAAAAAGGCCAAATGAAGGAGTTATCTGTAAAACATCAGAAAATGTCAAACCTGCAGCTGCAAGACAACGAGCCATAATCTCTCCCCACTGATCAACATCTGCAGATGTGTATGGATTAACAACAGGTGTTCCTGTAGTGCCAGAAGACATGTGAAACCTGACAAAATCTTTCTGCTCACCACAGGCAAAACCAAAAGGATATCCCTTCCTCAAATCATCCTTCGTTAGAAACGGTAACCTTTTTAAATCATCAAGACTTTTTACATCTTCAGGTACAACCTTACCTATCTTCTCCCAGTAAATTCTATTTCTTTCCTTTATTCTTCTGATTGTTCTCTTTAAACGTTCAAGCTGAACTTTTTCAATAATTTCCCTCGGCAACGTTTCAAGATGTCGCTGAAACATTTATCCCTCCACTCTCAAAGATTTCAATAATTCCGCTGCTTATTTTATAATAACTTTATCTTTTGAATCTAAAAAAGAAAAAGGAGGAAAGGGATGTCCCTGAAAAAGAAAGATTACATACCTAGAGAAACCTTAGAAGCTCTTCAATTAAAAAGACTTAGAGAAACTGTTGTAAAAGCTTATTACCTTGTTCCTTTTTACAGAAAAAAATTTGATAAAGCCGGCATTGGTCCTGAAGATATACAAACTTTGGATGACCTAAAAAAACTTCCCTTCA is a genomic window of Desulfurobacterium indicum containing:
- a CDS encoding phenylacetate--CoA ligase family protein translates to MFQRHLETLPREIIEKVQLERLKRTIRRIKERNRIYWEKIGKVVPEDVKSLDDLKRLPFLTKDDLRKGYPFGFACGEQKDFVRFHMSSGTTGTPVVNPYTSADVDQWGEIMARCLAAAGLTFSDVLQITPSFGLFNGGFGFHYGAEKIGCFVVPIGPGRTLLQLKFFKDFNTTALAGIASYPLRIIEVAKEEGFDFSETSLKVGIFGAEVWSEEMRRYIEKEMGIEAFDIIGMTETGGVGLGIECNYHNGIHVWEDHYIVEIIDPETGYVLPDGEEGEMVVTTLTREGLPLIRYRTRDITRIVSRERCECGRTHLKVARIKGRTDDMLKVKGVCFYPRQVEEIVMKYPEILPDYQIIIGKVEGKDTIKLIIESEKQDEYLKERIEEEIYSTLGLHIKVTLKKKGEIPRAPGKAVRVKKEI